In Paraflavitalea devenefica, the following are encoded in one genomic region:
- a CDS encoding ABC transporter ATP-binding protein: MSVKGLEKRIFDFSLLRRVFRFAAPYKKKFYISLVLAILLAILSPIRPWLIQVTINDWVPKGAKATTLLTKMDVVNVVIWITIIQVGLLLVEVLFRFYFSFLTAWLGQTVVKDLRVKVYRKVLGLNLSQFDTTPIGTLTTRTINDIEAINDIFAEGLIPIIADLLSIIAILVFMFWVDWRLTFISLAPFPFLIIATYYFKESVNKSFIRVRNAVASLNAFVQEHITGMAIVQAFAAEEKEFNKFKKINREHRNANIKAIFAYSVFFPLVEIVLAVGTGLMVWWAATHALDLKGVQEEEAQSLIGKMISFYLCLNLLFRPLRVIADKFNVLQMGMVASERVFKVLDNDDYIQTEGSYAPEQVKGKIVFDHVSFAYVEDRYVLKDISFTAMPGETIAIVGHTGSGKTSIISLLNRLYHIQKGTLSIDDVKIEAYKLDALRKNIGVVLQDVFLFSGSVLDNITLRNPTISREQVIAAAKMIDMHDFIMQLPGGYDYNVMERGSSLSLGQRQLLSFIRALLYNPSILILDEATSSVDTESEMLIQNAIDKLIAGRTSIVIAHRLSTIRKASKIIVLDKGEIKEIGNHEELMKNQGFYYKLHQMQFEKQGVM, translated from the coding sequence ATGTCAGTAAAAGGTTTAGAGAAAAGAATATTCGATTTCAGCTTGCTTCGCCGGGTGTTCCGGTTTGCAGCGCCGTACAAAAAGAAGTTTTATATTTCTTTGGTATTGGCTATCCTGCTGGCTATCCTTTCTCCCATACGTCCCTGGCTCATACAAGTAACCATTAATGATTGGGTGCCCAAGGGCGCCAAAGCCACCACCTTACTGACAAAAATGGATGTGGTAAATGTGGTGATCTGGATCACCATCATCCAGGTGGGCTTGTTGCTGGTGGAAGTATTGTTCCGGTTTTATTTTTCTTTTCTTACTGCCTGGCTGGGACAAACCGTTGTGAAAGACCTGCGGGTAAAGGTGTACAGGAAGGTATTGGGATTAAACCTGTCACAGTTCGATACTACACCCATAGGCACGCTTACCACCCGCACGATTAATGATATTGAAGCCATCAATGATATTTTTGCAGAAGGACTGATCCCCATTATTGCCGACCTGCTGTCTATTATCGCCATCCTGGTGTTTATGTTCTGGGTAGACTGGCGGCTCACGTTTATCAGCCTGGCCCCTTTCCCCTTCCTGATTATTGCTACTTATTATTTCAAGGAAAGCGTAAACAAGTCGTTCATCCGCGTGCGCAATGCCGTGGCCAGTTTGAATGCCTTTGTACAGGAACATATTACCGGTATGGCTATTGTGCAGGCTTTTGCTGCAGAAGAAAAGGAGTTTAACAAGTTTAAGAAGATCAACCGCGAACACCGCAATGCCAATATCAAGGCCATTTTCGCTTACTCTGTATTTTTTCCGCTGGTGGAAATAGTGCTGGCAGTAGGCACCGGCCTGATGGTATGGTGGGCCGCTACCCATGCACTGGACCTGAAGGGAGTACAGGAAGAGGAGGCGCAAAGCCTGATTGGTAAGATGATCTCCTTTTACCTGTGCCTTAACTTACTGTTCCGTCCGCTGCGGGTAATCGCCGATAAGTTCAACGTATTGCAGATGGGCATGGTGGCCAGTGAGCGGGTATTTAAAGTGCTGGATAATGATGATTATATTCAAACCGAAGGCAGTTACGCGCCGGAGCAGGTGAAAGGAAAGATCGTATTTGATCATGTGTCTTTTGCCTATGTGGAAGACCGGTATGTGCTGAAAGATATTTCTTTTACAGCCATGCCCGGCGAAACGATTGCCATTGTAGGACATACAGGCAGCGGTAAAACTTCTATTATAAGTTTGCTCAACAGGCTCTATCATATCCAAAAAGGTACCCTCAGTATTGATGATGTAAAGATTGAAGCGTATAAGCTGGACGCGTTGCGCAAGAATATTGGGGTAGTGTTACAGGATGTATTCCTTTTCTCGGGTTCTGTGCTGGATAATATCACGCTGCGCAATCCTACTATCAGCCGTGAGCAGGTGATAGCCGCCGCGAAGATGATAGACATGCACGACTTTATTATGCAACTGCCCGGCGGCTATGATTATAATGTGATGGAGAGGGGCAGCAGCCTGTCGCTGGGACAGCGGCAATTATTGTCTTTTATCCGGGCCTTGTTATACAATCCTTCCATACTCATCCTGGATGAAGCCACTTCTTCCGTAGATACGGAAAGCGAAATGCTCATCCAAAACGCCATTGATAAACTGATTGCCGGCAGAACTTCCATCGTCATTGCCCACCGGCTTTCCACCATCCGCAAGGCCAGCAAGATCATTGTACTGGATAAAGGCGAGATCAAAGAGATCGGTAACCACGAAGAGCTGATGAAAAACCAGGGTTTCTATTACAAATTACACCAGATGCAGTTTGAGAAGCAGGGGGTTATGTAA
- a CDS encoding response regulator, whose protein sequence is MDSKGKKILIADDEPDILEIIQYNLQKEGYDVVTAKDGDEALTKARSNNPDLIVLDIMMPKKNGVEVCEILRSQPNFKDTLILFLTALSDEGSHVRGLETGADDYISKPVSPKILVSRVNALFRRTAAKEPEGEKVIRIDNLEIDPVKFEAKVDGKAVVLAKKEFELLYLLASKPGRVFLRNEILNQVWGNDVIVGDRTIDVHIRKVRQKLGIDCITTVKGVGYKFDV, encoded by the coding sequence ATGGATTCTAAAGGCAAGAAGATCCTGATCGCTGACGACGAGCCCGATATCCTGGAAATCATACAATACAACCTGCAAAAAGAAGGCTATGATGTGGTGACGGCTAAAGACGGAGACGAGGCGCTTACAAAAGCCCGGTCTAATAACCCCGATCTGATTGTACTGGACATCATGATGCCCAAGAAAAACGGGGTAGAAGTTTGTGAAATCCTGCGCTCCCAACCCAACTTTAAAGATACCCTGATACTCTTCCTCACCGCCCTGAGCGATGAAGGTTCCCATGTCAGGGGCCTGGAAACCGGGGCGGATGACTATATCAGCAAGCCCGTAAGCCCTAAAATACTGGTAAGCAGGGTAAATGCCCTTTTTCGCCGCACAGCCGCCAAAGAACCGGAAGGCGAAAAAGTGATCCGCATTGATAACCTGGAAATTGACCCTGTAAAATTTGAGGCAAAAGTGGATGGCAAAGCCGTGGTATTGGCCAAAAAGGAATTCGAGTTGCTATACCTGCTGGCTTCCAAGCCTGGCCGGGTATTCCTGCGGAATGAGATCCTGAACCAGGTTTGGGGCAATGATGTGATCGTGGGCGACCGTACCATTGATGTGCATATCCGTAAAGTGCGCCAGAAACTGGGTATTGATTGTATTACCACCGTAAAAGGAGTGGGTTACAAATTTGACGTGTGA
- a CDS encoding sensor histidine kinase — MFSTKNLSPRQLAAFTAGIISVPIAIGMSLFTLDWRVGIGSLALVFAGSYGLIIFTLEKFIYRKIKLIYKLIYQTKATKKEEVYFKYILPQKSIDEVREDVEAWGERRNREIEMLQKNEAYRKEFLQNLAHEIKTPIFAIQGYVDTLLGGAMEEEKIRRKFLENTAKNVDRLVNLVNDLDEISRLESGEQLLYKQNFIIQDLIREIYDSLSIKIQEKSVKTIIKKGCEAPITVFADKEKIKQVLINLVENATKYGKPNGTIVASIYKTDDQHVLVEIGDDGIGIEEEHLNRIFERFYRTDTARSRDKGGTGLGLAICKHIIEAHGQSIHVRSTPDVGTTIGFTLEARRENA; from the coding sequence ATGTTCTCCACCAAAAATCTTTCCCCCCGCCAGTTGGCCGCCTTTACGGCCGGTATTATATCGGTGCCAATAGCCATTGGTATGTCCCTGTTCACGCTCGACTGGCGGGTGGGCATCGGTTCCCTGGCCCTTGTATTCGCCGGCAGCTATGGACTTATCATCTTCACCCTGGAAAAGTTCATTTACCGGAAGATCAAGCTGATCTATAAGCTCATCTATCAAACCAAGGCCACTAAAAAAGAAGAGGTCTACTTTAAATACATCCTTCCTCAAAAAAGTATTGATGAAGTACGGGAAGATGTGGAAGCCTGGGGCGAACGGCGCAACCGGGAAATAGAAATGCTGCAGAAAAATGAGGCCTACCGCAAAGAATTCCTGCAAAACCTGGCCCATGAGATCAAGACACCCATCTTCGCCATACAGGGGTATGTAGATACCCTGCTGGGAGGTGCTATGGAAGAAGAAAAGATCCGCAGGAAATTCCTGGAAAACACAGCCAAGAATGTAGACAGGCTGGTAAACCTTGTCAATGACCTGGATGAGATATCCCGGCTGGAAAGCGGGGAGCAGCTATTGTACAAACAGAACTTCATCATCCAGGACCTGATACGTGAGATCTACGACTCCCTTTCCATTAAGATCCAGGAGAAGAGTGTCAAGACCATCATCAAAAAAGGATGCGAAGCGCCAATAACGGTATTTGCTGATAAAGAAAAGATCAAGCAGGTGCTGATTAACCTGGTAGAAAACGCTACCAAATACGGCAAGCCGAATGGCACCATTGTGGCCAGTATTTATAAGACCGATGACCAGCATGTATTGGTTGAAATCGGCGACGACGGCATTGGCATTGAAGAAGAACACCTCAACCGCATCTTTGAACGTTTTTACCGCACAGATACGGCCCGCAGCCGCGATAAGGGAGGTACCGGCCTGGGCCTGGCCATTTGTAAGCACATCATTGAAGCACATGGCCAAAGCATTCACGTACGCAGCACCCCCGATGTAGGTACTACCATCGGTTTTACCCTCGAAGCAAGAAGGGAAAATGCCTAA